One Pleurocapsa sp. PCC 7327 DNA segment encodes these proteins:
- a CDS encoding ion transporter, whose translation MDFISWRKTVSHYLEDIENPIGKTINLTILGLIFLSLTIFVAETYSIPQIIRIWLDNIDIAILVIFTIEYLIRFWCAESKIKFVFSLFSIFDLMAIVPLIIGVMDIRFIRIFRWFRLLRLIRFLEFKISIFKIETEDGVILTRILLTLFSIIFVYSGFIYQAEHSVNPTIFRNFFDALYFSVVTMTTVGFGDVTPISDTGRFLTVLMILTGILLIPWQVGELVKQLLKTTNQVQKSCSGCGLSIHDFDANYCKICGTKLKDWLK comes from the coding sequence ATGGATTTCATTTCGTGGCGAAAAACAGTTTCGCATTACTTAGAAGATATTGAAAACCCTATAGGAAAAACGATTAATTTAACCATTTTAGGACTAATATTTTTATCATTAACTATATTTGTTGCAGAAACTTATTCCATTCCCCAAATAATAAGAATTTGGCTAGATAACATCGATATAGCAATTTTGGTTATTTTTACGATAGAATATTTAATTCGCTTTTGGTGTGCTGAGTCTAAAATAAAATTTGTTTTTAGTCTCTTTTCTATTTTCGATCTAATGGCGATAGTTCCCTTAATAATAGGGGTAATGGACATTAGATTTATTCGGATTTTTAGATGGTTTCGTCTTTTGCGACTGATTAGATTTCTTGAGTTTAAAATTTCTATCTTTAAAATCGAAACAGAAGACGGAGTAATTCTTACCAGAATATTATTAACTTTATTTTCAATTATTTTTGTTTACTCCGGCTTTATCTATCAAGCCGAGCATTCCGTCAATCCTACTATTTTTAGAAACTTCTTCGATGCTCTTTATTTTTCAGTCGTGACCATGACAACGGTGGGATTTGGCGATGTCACTCCTATTTCTGATACTGGTCGCTTTTTAACCGTGTTAATGATTTTAACGGGAATTTTATTAATTCCTTGGCAGGTAGGCGAGTTAGTTAAGCAATTACTCAAAACAACCAATCAAGTACAAAAAAGTTGTTCGGGTTGCGGACTATCAATTCACGACTTTGATGCCAATTATTGTAAAATCTGCGGTACGAAGTTAAAAGATTGGTTGAAATAG